Within Pseudomonas alloputida, the genomic segment TGCTGGATCAACGCAGTGCGCGCAGCCTCCAGAATGCGTTCGCGGGTTCTGCTCTTCTTGTCGCTCATCTGGCACGCACCAAGCAAAATATGATGATCGAAATATTATTCTCATCATATTTTTTGGCAAGCAAAATCTGCGGCCGTTTGTCGGGGGAAAATTATTGAGAAGGGAAAAAACAAAAGGCCCATTCAATAAGCGAATGAGCCTTTAAAGTCCCGCAAAACGCGGGTAAACGTGGCGTCCCCTAGGGGACTCGAACCCCTGTTACCGCCGTGAAAGGGCGGTGTCCTAGGCCACTAGACGAAGGGGACGTAACCTTCGCGAAGATCCACTTGCGTGAACCCTGGCAGAAATGGTGGAGCTAAGCGGGATCGAACCGCTGACCTCCTGCATGCCATGCAGGCGCTCTCCCAGCTGAGCTATAGCCCCGAAACAAAAGGCTCATCAATAATCGACGAGCCTTTTTAAGCCCTGCAAAACGCAGGAAAAGTGGCGTCCCCTAGGGGACTCGAACCCCTGTTACCGCCGTGAAAGGGCGGTGTCCTAGGCCACTAGACGAAGGGGACGTAACCTTCGTGCCGATCCGCTAACGCGAACCGCGGCAAAATTGGTGGAGCTAAGCGGGATCGAACCGCTGACCTCCTGCATGCCATGCAGGCGCTCTCCCAGCTGAGCTATAGCCCCGGATTTCTAGCCTCGCGGCCCAGCGACATTAAAACATCGCTTGTGTAAAACTGGCGTCCCCTAGGGGACTCGAACCCCTGTTACCGCCGTGAAAGGGCGGTGTCCTAGGCCACTAGACGAAGGGGACGAACCTTCTTACCTTCAAGACCCGGTTGCTGGACCCGGTCTTGCTTATCAGCCTTAGCTGCTAAGCGGAATTTGGTGGAGCTAAGCGGGATCGAACCGCTGACCTCCTGCATGCCATGCAGGCGCTCTCCCAGCTGAGCTATAGCCCCACAATGTCGCTTTGAACTGAATCGCTGGCTGGGTGCCTGGCGTTTCGTTTTCGTTCATCGCTGTGGACGGGGCGCATATTAAGTTCGGATTGCAGGGCTGTCAAACTAATTTTCAAAAATATTCAAAAATTTTTTCACAGATAACAATCACTTACCGCCCTACCCCGGTTTTTTGGGGCTTAGTTGGCCTGTGGGAGCGGGCGTGCCGGCGAATGCGATATTGAATTTACCATTGCATTCGCGGGCACGCCCGCTCCCACTGGTTAGGTGCAAAGCTGAATCAGGCGATGGAAGCCAACAGCTTTTCCCACTCTTTGTTTTCTTTCTTCGACACCCCACCCAGCAGGTCCAGAGCCTGGCGCAGGCGGTAGCGCGTCAGGTCGGGGCCGAGGATTTCCATGGCGTCCAGCACCGAAACCGAGCTGGCCTGGCCCGTGATGGCGGCGAACATCAGCGGCATGGCGTCACGCAGCTTCAGTTCCAGCGCTTCGACCACAGCCTGGATGCAACCGGTGATGCGCTCTTTTTCCCACTGACGCAGGCTTTCAAGCTTCCACAGGATCAGCTGGATCACTTGGCGCACCTGGTCGGCCGACAGTTTCTTGCTTTCGAACAGCTTGGCGTCCAGCTTGAGCGCGCCTTCGAAGAAGAACCCGCCCAACGGGGCAACCTGGCTGAAGGTTTCGACCCTGCCTTGCACGTGCGGGGCAATCTTCATCATGTAGTCGCTGTTGAACGCCCACTTCTGCAGGCGTGCGGCAAACTCCTCTACCGGCAGCTCGCGCAGCCACTGGCCGTTGAGCCAGGACAGCTTCTCGATGTCGAAGATCGGGCCGCCCAGCGAGATACGTGACAGGTCGAAGTGCTCGACCATTTCGGCCAGCGAGAACTTCTCGCGCTCGTCAGGCATCGACCAGCCCATGCGGCCAAGGTAGTTGAGCATCGCTTCAGGCATGAAGCCCATGCGCTCGTAGAAGGTGACCGAGGTCGGGTTCTTGCGCTTGGACAGTTTCGATTTGTCCGGGTTGCGCAGCAGCGGCATGTAGCACAGCTTGGGCTGCTCCCAGCCGAAGTACTCGTACAGTTTGATCAGCTTGGGCGCCGATGGCAGCCACTCTTCCCCACGCAGCACGTGGGTGATGCCCATCAGGTGGTCGTCGACCACGTTGGCCAGGAAGTACGTCGGCAGGCCGTCGTTCTTCATCAGCACCTGCATGTCCATGCGGTCCCACGGGATCTCGACATCGCCGCGCAGCATGTCCGGCACCACGCAGATCCCTTCGCTCGGCACCTTCATGCGGATCACGTGCGGCTCGCCAGCGTCCAGGCGGCGCTGCACTTCTTCGGCGCTCATCAGCAACGCACGGCCATCGTAACGCGGGGTTTCGCCGCGAGCCTGCTGCTCGGCACGCATCTGCTCCAGCTCTTCGGCAGTGCAGAAGCAGTAGAAAGCGTGGCCGGCGTCTACCAGTTCCTTGGCGTATTTGGCGTAGATTTCGCCACGCTCGCTCTGCCGGTAAGGGCCGTGCGGACCGCCGACATCCGGGCCTTCGTTCCATTCGATGCCAAGCCAGCGCAGGGCGTCGAAGATCTGTTGCTCCGACTCACGCGTGGAGCGCAGCTGATCGGTGTCTTCGATGCGCAGGATGAACTCACCGCCGTGCTGCTTGGCAAAGCAGTAGTTGAACAGGGCGATGTAGGCAGTGCCGACATGGGGGTCGCCGGTAGGCGATGGCGCAATACGCGTGCGTACGGTGGTCATGGAGAGTCTCGAACGAAAGATGAAACAAAGGCGGGATGTTAGCAGGAGGCGGGCACCGGGCTCCAGCAATGGCGCGAACGTCACTTGTCGACGGGCCCTGCGCCGCTGTTAAATTTGTTTACATTTCTGGAACGATAGTCCCCATGCCTGCCCAACTCAAACGCCGCCTGACGCTCTTCTTCGCCCTGGTGGCCATCATCGCCCTCGCCTTCCTGGGCCACTGGTACTTCAAGGGCCGCTTCTACGAGAGCACCGACAACGCTTACGTGCAGGGTGAGATCACCCGTATCTCCAGCCAGCTTGGCGCACGTATCGAAACGGTGCCGGTCGAGGACAACCAGCACGTCAGCAAGGGCGACCTGCTGGTGCGCCTGGAAGCCGCCGACTTTGAGCTGGCGGTCGAACGCGCCCGTGCCGCCCTGGCCACCCGCGAAGCCGAGTACGCACAAGCGCAAAGCCGCCTCACCCAACAAGGCAGCCTGATTGCTGCCGGCCAGGCCCAGTTGGCGGCGACCCAGGCCACGTTCGACCGTTCACGGCTGGACCTGAGCCGTGCCGAGAAGCTGCGCAAGCCGGGTTTTGTCTCTGAAGAGCGGGTCACTACCCTGTCGGCGGACAGCCATGTCGCCGGCTCCCAGGTCGACAAGGCCCGCGCCGACCTGCAAAGCCAGCGCCAGCAGGTCACCGCCCTGAACGCCGAACTCAAGCGCCTCGATGCGCAAATCGCCAATGCCCGCACCGACCTGGCCCAGGCCGAACTGAACCTGACCCGCTGCGAAATCCATGCCCCGATCAGCGGCACCATCGGCCAGCGCAATGCGCGCAATGGCCAGGTGGTGCAGGCCGGCGCCTACCTGCTGTCGATCGTGCCGGATGAAGACATCTGGGTGCAGGCCAACTTCAAGGAAACCCAGATCGGCCGCATGCACCCCGGCCAGCGCGCGGAACTGTTGTTCGACAGCTACCCCGACACACCGATCGAAGGCCGGGTGGACAGCCTGTTCGCCGCGTCCGGTGCGCAGTTCAGCCTGCTGCCACCGGACAACGCCACCGGCAACTTCACCAAAGTTGTGCAGCGCATCCCGATAAAACTCACGTTCCACGCCGACAACCCATTGCATGGGCGTATTCGCCCCGGCATGTCGGTGACCGCCACCGTCGACCTGCGCAGCGAAGACGAAGGCCACAATGGCCGGTGACCAGCTGCTGCGCCCCACAGCGGAGCCAACCCGACGCGACTGGATCGCGGTGATGAGCGTGATGCTCGGTGCCTTCATGGCAGTGCTGGATATCCAGATCACCAACTCCTCGCTGAAGGACATCCAGGGCGCTCTGTCGGCGACCCTGGAAGAAGGCTCATGGATTTCAACCTCCTACCTGGTGGCGGAAATCATCATGATCCCGCTGACGGCCTGGCTGGTGCAGCTGTTGTCGGCGCGGCGCCTGGCGGTGTGGGTATCCGGCGGTTTCCTGCTGTCGTCGCTGCTGTGCTCGATGGCCTGGAACCTGGAGAGCATGATCCTGTTCCGTGCCTTGCAGGGTTTCACCGGTGGCGCGCTGATCCCGCTGGCCTTCACCCTGACGCTGATCAAGCTGCCCGAGCACCACCGCGCCAAAGGCATGGCGATGTTCGCCATGACCGCCACTTTTGCCCCCTCCATCGGACCCACCCTGGGCGGCTGGCTGACCGAGAACTGGGGCTGGGAATACATCTTCTACATCAATATCCCACCGGGCCTGCTAATGATCGCCGGCTTGTTATACGGGCTTGAGAAGAAGGAGGCGCACTGGGAGCTGCTGAAAAGTACCGATTATGCCGGCATCGTCACGCTCGGCCTTGGGTTGGGCTGCCTGCAGGTGTTTCTCGAGGAAGGCCATCGCAAGGACTGGCTGGAGTCGCACCTGATCGTCGGCCTGGGCAGCGTTGCACTGGTCAGCCTGATCACCTTCGTCATCCTGCAGTTTTCCAAGCCTCACCCGCTGATCAACCTGCGTATCCTCGGCAACCGCAACTTTGGCCTGTCGAGCATCGCCAGCCTGGGCATGGGTGTGGGCCTGTACGGCTCGATCTATCTGCTACCGCTGTACCTGGCGCAGGTACAGGGTTACAACGCCTTGCAGATTGGCGAGGTGATCATGTGGATGGGTATTCCGCAGCTGTTCCTGATCCCGCTGGTGCCGCAACTGATGAAGGTGATATCGCCCAAGGTACTATGCGCGCTGGGGTTTTGCCTGTTCGGCGCTGCCAGTTTCGGTTCGGGGGTGCTCAACCCGGACTTTGCCGGGCCGCAGTTCAACCATATCCAGATCATCCGCGCCCTGGGCCAGCCGATGATCATGGTGACCATCTCGCTGATTGCCACCGCGTATATCCAACAACAGGATGCCGGGTCCGCGTCGAGCCTGTTCAATATTCTGCGTAACCTGGGCGGGGCCATCGGTATTGCCTTGCTGGCCACCCTGCTGGATGCGCGCACCAAGGTGTACTTCGACTACCTGCGCGAATCGGTGGTGCCGAGCAACCCACAGGTGGCTGAGCGGCTGGCGCAATTGGCGGAGCGCTTGGGCAATGACAATGCAGCGCTGGGCAAACTTAGCGAAATTACCCACCAGCAGGCGCTGATCATGGCTTACAACGATGCCTTCCACTTTGTCGGGATCGGGTTGGCGGTGAGCATGGTGGCGGTGCTGCTGACCCGCAAGTTGCCGGAAGGGTTGAAGGCTGGGGAAGCCCATTGAGGCTATTACAGATCAGATGCGGTCCCTGTGGGAGCGGGCATGCCCGCGAACACCGGCGCAGCCGGTGCCAGCCACCGCGTTGAATTCTTCGCGGGCACGCCCGCTCCCACAGGGCCCGCGCCCGGCTTCAGCTGCTGATCAACCGCTCCCGCAGCTGCGCAATCTCGTCACGCAACTGCGCCGCAGCTTCGAACTCCAGGTCGCGGGCGAACTGCATCATTTTCTCTTCCAACTGCTTGATGCGCTTGGTGATCTCGCCCGGCGTACGCAGTTCGGCCTCGTAACGGGCGCTCTCCTCCGCCGCCTTGGCCATGCCCTTGCGCTTCTTGCTGCGCGCACCGGGCACGGTGGCACCTTCCATGATGTCGGTGATGTCCTTGACCACGCCCTTGGGCACGATGCCGTTGGCTTCGTTGAAGGCGATCTGCTTCTCGCGGCGGCGCTCGGTTTCGTCGATGGCTCGCTGCATGGAGCCTGTTACGTTATCGGCGTACAGAATGGCCCGGCCATTGAGGTTACGTGCCGCGCGGCCAATGGTCTGGATCAGGGAGCGCTCGGAACGCAGAAAACCTTCCTTGTCCGCATCGAGGATGGCCACCAGCGACACCTCGGGCATGTCCAGGCCCTCGCGCAGCAGGTTGATGCCCACCAGCACGTCGAAGGTGCCCAGGCGCAGGTCGCGGATAATCTCCACCCGCTCCACCGTGTCGATGTCCGAGTGCAGGTAGCGTACCCGCACGTCGTGGTCGGCCAGGTAATCGCTGAGGTCCTCGGCCATGCGTTTGGTCAACGTGGTCGCCAGCACTCGCTCGCCTGCCGCGACACGCTTGCGGATCTCGGACAGCAGGTCGTCGACCTGGGTCAGCGCCGGGCGCACCTCTACCTGCGGGTCGACCAGCCCGGTCGGGCGCACCACTTGCTCCACCACGCGCCCGGCATGCTCAGCCTCGTAGGGGCCCGGAGTGGCCGAAACAAAAATGGTCTGCGGGCTGACATCCTCCCACTCGTCGAAACGCATCGGCCGGTTGTCCAGCGCGGAAGGCATGCGGAAGCCGTACTCGACCAGGGTCTCCTTGCGTGAACGGTCGCCCTTGTACATGGCGCCGACCTGCGGAACGCTGACGTGTGATTCGTCGATCACCAGCAGCGCATCGGGCGGCAGGTAATCGTACAGGGTGGGCGGCGGCGCCCCGGCCGGGCGCCCGGACAGGTAACGCGAGTAGTTTTCGATGCCGTTGCAGTAGCCCAGCTCGAGGATCATCTCCAGATCGAAGCGGGTGCGTTGCTCCAGACGCTGCGCTTCGACCAGCTTGTTGGCCTTGTGCAGGTACTCCAGACGCTCCTTCAGTTCTTCCTTGATGCCCTCCACCGCTTCCAGCAGGGTTTCCCGCGGGGTCACGTAGTGGCTCTTGGGGTAGAACGTGAAACGTGGCAGCTTGCGGAAAACCTCGCCGGTCAACGGATCGAAGGCGGCGATGTTCTCCACTTCATCATCGAACAGCTCAATGCGGATGGCTTCCAGGTCCGATTCGGCCGGGAAGATGTCGATCACGTCGCCGCGTACCCGGAAGGTGGCGCGGGCAAAGTCCATTTCGTTGCGGGTGTACTGCAGGTCGGCCAGGCGGCGCAGCAGCGCGCGCTGGTCGAGCTTGTCGCCACGGTCAACGTGCAGGACCATTTTCAGGTAGGTCTCGGGGCTGCCCAGGCCGTAGATGCACGACACAGTGGTCACGATGATCGCGTCACGCCGCTCCAGCAGCGCCTTGGTGGCCGACAGGCGCATCTGCTCGATGTGGTCGTTGATCGAGGCGTCCTTCTCGATGAAGGTGTCCGACGACGGCACGTAGGCTTCCGGCTGGTAGTAGTCGTAATAGGAAACGAAGTACTCCACCGCGTTGTTGGGGAAGAATGCCTTGAACTCCCCGTACAACTGGGCGGCCAGCGTCTTGTTGGGCGCCAGCACCAGCGTCGGGCGCTGCACCTGCTGGATGACGTTGGCAATGCTGAAGGTCTTGCCCGAACCGGTCACCCCGAGCAACGTCTGGTGCGACAGCCCCGCCTCGATGCCTTCGACCAACTGGCGGATAGCCTCGGGCTGGTCGCCAGCCGGCTGGAAACGTGTGACGAGCTGGAACTCGGACATGAAGGACCTCGCGGTGCAGCAGCTGTAAATTTAGCCAGTAGTCTATACCCAAATGCGCCCGTTCGGGGGCGCTTTCAAGGCACAGGTGTGGGCGCCTGCAACGGTGGACACGGTATTTAGACCAATGGTCGAAAAATATTTGCGCAAATAGCCCCAAAAGCTGCGCCAGAGTGTCGCGGTGACCGGTCGGTATCACTATACTGACTCCCCGTTTGTGCACCGCTTCAGTGCATTCGGCTGGAGCGTGTACGCCCTATCACACTCCAATCAGAGCCAAGGTAACAATGAGCCTGTTTTCCGCTGTCGAGCTGGCACCCCGCGACCCTATTCTGGGCCTCAACGAAGCATTCAACGCCGACCCACGTACCGACAAGGTCAACCTGGGCGTAGGCGTGTATTGCAATGAGGAAGGCCGCATTCCGCTGCTGCGCGCCGTGATCGAAGCCGAAACCCAGCGTGCCGCCCAGCACGCTTCGCGCGGCTACCTGCCGATCGACGGCATCGCCACCTACGACCAGGCTGTGCAGAAGCTGCTGTTCGGCGCCGAGTCGCCACTGCTGGCCGCCGGCCGCGTGGTCACCGTGCAGGCCGTCGGTGGTACCGGCGCGCTGAAGATCGGTGCCGACTTCCTCAAGCGCCTCTCGCCCAATGCCGTGGTTGCCATCAGCGACCCTAGCTGGGAAAACCACCGTGCGCTGTTCGAATCGGCCGGCTTCCCGGTGCAGACCTACCGCTACTACGATGCGCCGACCAACGACGTCAACCGCGCTGGCATGCTCGAAGACCTCAACGCCCTGCCATCCGGTTCGATCGTGGTGCTGCACGCCTGCTGCCACAACCCGACCGGTGTCGACCTGAACCTGGACGACTGGAAGAACGTCCTGGAAGTGGTCAAGGCCAAGGGCCACGTGCCGTTCCTCGACATGGCCTACCAGGGCTTTGGTGACGGTATCGCCGAAGACGCCTTCGCCGTGCGCCTGTTCGCCGAGTCGGGCCTGGAGTTCTTCGTTTCCAGCTCGTTCTCCAAATCGTTCTCGCTGTACGGCGAGCGCGTCGGCGCACTGTCGATCGTCACCGCCTCCAAGGACGAGAGCACCCGCGTGCTGTCGCAGGTCAAGCGCGTGATCCGCACCACCTACTCCAACCCGCCAACCCACGGCGCAACCATTGTTGCCACCGTGCTGAACAGCGCAGAACTGCGCCAGATGTGGGAAACCGAACTGGCCGAAATGCGCGAGCGCATCCACGGCATGCGCAAGCAGATGGTATCGCTGCTGGCCGAATACGGTGCAAACCGCGACTTCAGCTTCGTTGGCCGCCAGGTCGGCATGTTCTCCTACTCGGGCCTGACCGTTGAACAGGTCACCCGCCTGAAGAACGACTTCGGCATCTATGCCCTGGACACCGGCCGTATCGCGGTGGCCGCGCTGAACCAGAGCAACATCCACGTGGTGACCAAAGCGATCGTGGAAGTGCTGTAACTCATTGTTTTGCCTGGGGGTGGGTTGACTTCTCCCGGGCAATCAGTAAGATACGCGCAGATTCCGCGATAGCTCAGTCGGTAGAGCAAATGACTGTTAATCATTGGGTCCCTGGTTCGAGTCCAGGTCGCGGAGCCAGACATTGAAGAAGCCCCCGGATGCGCAAGCAACCGGGGGCTTTTTCGTTGCGCTGGAATTATTGGCCAGCAACGGTGAACGGCGGGCGGAGATTGGCCAGCAGGCCCGGCCCTTTCGCGGGTAAACCCGCTCCTACGACGGCCTGTGTTCAACCACCGATGTGTGTCCACCACCGATCCGGTGTAGGAGCGGGTTTACCCGCGAAGAAGCCGGCATCGCCAACAGAGGCCTCAATCACTGCGCCCAATCGGGTAAAACGCCCCCCGGCTCCACACCCCAAGCCATTCCTCCCCGTCGATCACATGCGGCACCGCCAGCTCCACCAGTTGGTAAAACACATTGCGATGTATCAGCGCCTCCAGGTTGCTGCGCATCAGCACATACGGTGATGGCTCCTGCGTCAGCGGGTCGATCACCACCCGCAGGGGGTTATCCGGCCCCGCCTCGACCTGGTCCTCGACATTGCTGGTAAAACGCAGCACCTGCTGCTCGCCTTCGCCCTGCACTTCCAGCAACACGGCCACGAACGGCGCATCGTCGACACGAATGCCGACCTTCTCTACCGGGGTAATCAGGAAGTAGTCATCTCCGTCGCGGCGAATGATGGTAGAGAACAGCCGCACCATCGGCTTGCGCCCGATCGGCGTGCCCAGGTAGTACCAGGTGCCATCGCGGGCGATGCGCATGTCGATGTCACCACAGAATTCCGGGTTCCACAGGTGCACCGGCGGCAGCCCCTTGGCCTTGGGGATCTGCGCCAGAAGGTCATTGGCCTTGCCGGAGTCGCTCATCACGCTTGCCTCATTCACTCATGCCCAGAAGGCTACGAGCGTACTCGCGCATCGGCGCACCAAGCAAATCCTCCGGGGTGTTGTCGTGGAACGTCAACAAACCGCCACGGCTCTTGATGCGTGCGGTGTCGATCAGATAGCGGGTACTGGTTTCGATCAGCATCATCTGCACCACGCCAGTGTCCCAGCCCAGGCGGTCGACGGCCTGCTCGTCATACCACTCGTCACCATTGCCGATGCGATCGTCGGTACGTGCGAAGCGCGTGTACAACACGTAGTCCGCACCTACCGAGCGCGCCTGGGCGATGGCCTCTTCGAGGCCCAGCGGGCCCTGGGCACGACGTACCATCGGGAAGTATTCGACGAAGCTCTTGAAGGCCTGCTGGGCCACTGCATTCTGCCGAGGCACCGGCCCCTCGCCCGGCGGCACGAATGCACCCTGGCCAATGAAGATGAACGAATCAGGCTGCAGGCGGATCGACAAGGTGCGACGAGTTTCGCTGTGGTCCAGCAGACCGGCATCGCTCATGTGATAGCGGACGCCTTCGCCCATATCGCTGACATTCATGCAGCCGCCCAGCGCCATCAGCGCCAGCAGCAAGACCAGGCTACGCATCTTTCCTCCAGTGGCCGGCGACGAAAAACCGGCGAATAGCCGGCGGATGCAGCTTTTGCGCCAGCTTCAGCCACCGATCACTTTCATGACGGTCACGCCGCCGGAAAAGGCCACGTCCTGCTTGTCAGCCAAAGCCTTGACCAACAACCGCTGCAAGGCCGGCAGCGCCTGATGACGCGGTTTTTCCAGCAGGTCGCCGACGAAGTGCCGGTTACCTGACGACAGGCAGCCATGCAGCCAGCCCGTAGAAGACAGGCGCAACCGCGAGCAGGTACGGCAAAACGGCACGCTTTCGTTGGCAATGACGCCGAAGTGGCCCCTGCCGGGGATGTGGTAACGCATGGCAGTGGCGTCCAGCGGCGCATTCACCTGGGCGTAGGCATGCTGGCCGCCGATCAGCGCAAGCAGCTGGTCGAGGCCTACAAACTGCTGGAGGAAGGCGTTGCGATCGTGAGAGAGGTGGCCCATGCGCATCAGTTCGATGAAGCGCAGCTCGAAGCCGCGCGCGAGGCAGTAATCCAGCAGGGGCAGTACCTGATCAAGGTTTTTCCCGCGCATCGGCACCATGTTGACCTTGATTCGCATACCCAGGGCGCTGGCCTGCTCCATTCCATCCAGCACAGTGCTCAGGTCGCCGCCACGGGCAATCTGGCGGAAAGCCAGCGGGTCGAGGGTGTCGAGGGAAACGTTCAGCCGACGAATCCCGGCCGCCTGCAGTTGCGGCAACTTGCGCGCCAGCAACTGGCCGTTGGTGGTCAGCGAGACGTCATCAAGGTCGAGTTTGGCCACGGCAGCCATAAAGGCATCCAGGCGCGGGCTGACCAGTGGCTCACCGCCAGTAATCCGCAGGCGCTCGATGCCGGCGGCTTCGATCAGGTAGGCCACGCCACGGGCCAAGGCATCCGCCGACAGCTCGTCCTGCGCCGCCACCAGCCGCTTTCCGTCAGGTACGCAGTAGGTACAGGCGTAGTTGCAGGCAGCCGTCAGGCTGACGCGCAGGTTGCGAAAGCGCCTGCCTTGACGATCGACAATCATGAATGACTCCGGCATGGATGAAGGGGCCGGCAAAACCTGACTCATAAATCAGGTTTTTGCAAGCCCCAATGCGCAATGCCGAATTTCCAAACGATAGCCAAACGCTTCGGGCTGCACTGCCGCGCAGCGAACGCACGACGCCGTTTCGCTAAATGCTCAGTTCGAGGGTTCCGGGTCGCGCTTGCGCTTGTTGCCCATACGCACGCCAATGTCCATCAGGAACTGGAAGAAGCCTTCCTGGTCTTCCAGTACGTTGCTCCAGAACGGCGAGTGGTACAGCGCCACAGCGCCGTGCACCAGCGCCCAGGCAGCGCAGTAGTGGAAATACGGCGGCACGTCTTCGAGCTTGCCTTCGCTGATACGGCCCTTGATCAGCTGGGTCAGGCGGTCGAAATTGGAGGCACGGATGCTGTGCAGCTGCTCGACCATTTCCGGCACCTGATTGCC encodes:
- the gltX gene encoding glutamate--tRNA ligase, yielding MTTVRTRIAPSPTGDPHVGTAYIALFNYCFAKQHGGEFILRIEDTDQLRSTRESEQQIFDALRWLGIEWNEGPDVGGPHGPYRQSERGEIYAKYAKELVDAGHAFYCFCTAEELEQMRAEQQARGETPRYDGRALLMSAEEVQRRLDAGEPHVIRMKVPSEGICVVPDMLRGDVEIPWDRMDMQVLMKNDGLPTYFLANVVDDHLMGITHVLRGEEWLPSAPKLIKLYEYFGWEQPKLCYMPLLRNPDKSKLSKRKNPTSVTFYERMGFMPEAMLNYLGRMGWSMPDEREKFSLAEMVEHFDLSRISLGGPIFDIEKLSWLNGQWLRELPVEEFAARLQKWAFNSDYMMKIAPHVQGRVETFSQVAPLGGFFFEGALKLDAKLFESKKLSADQVRQVIQLILWKLESLRQWEKERITGCIQAVVEALELKLRDAMPLMFAAITGQASSVSVLDAMEILGPDLTRYRLRQALDLLGGVSKKENKEWEKLLASIA
- a CDS encoding HlyD family secretion protein, with product MPAQLKRRLTLFFALVAIIALAFLGHWYFKGRFYESTDNAYVQGEITRISSQLGARIETVPVEDNQHVSKGDLLVRLEAADFELAVERARAALATREAEYAQAQSRLTQQGSLIAAGQAQLAATQATFDRSRLDLSRAEKLRKPGFVSEERVTTLSADSHVAGSQVDKARADLQSQRQQVTALNAELKRLDAQIANARTDLAQAELNLTRCEIHAPISGTIGQRNARNGQVVQAGAYLLSIVPDEDIWVQANFKETQIGRMHPGQRAELLFDSYPDTPIEGRVDSLFAASGAQFSLLPPDNATGNFTKVVQRIPIKLTFHADNPLHGRIRPGMSVTATVDLRSEDEGHNGR
- a CDS encoding MDR family MFS transporter gives rise to the protein MMSVMLGAFMAVLDIQITNSSLKDIQGALSATLEEGSWISTSYLVAEIIMIPLTAWLVQLLSARRLAVWVSGGFLLSSLLCSMAWNLESMILFRALQGFTGGALIPLAFTLTLIKLPEHHRAKGMAMFAMTATFAPSIGPTLGGWLTENWGWEYIFYINIPPGLLMIAGLLYGLEKKEAHWELLKSTDYAGIVTLGLGLGCLQVFLEEGHRKDWLESHLIVGLGSVALVSLITFVILQFSKPHPLINLRILGNRNFGLSSIASLGMGVGLYGSIYLLPLYLAQVQGYNALQIGEVIMWMGIPQLFLIPLVPQLMKVISPKVLCALGFCLFGAASFGSGVLNPDFAGPQFNHIQIIRALGQPMIMVTISLIATAYIQQQDAGSASSLFNILRNLGGAIGIALLATLLDARTKVYFDYLRESVVPSNPQVAERLAQLAERLGNDNAALGKLSEITHQQALIMAYNDAFHFVGIGLAVSMVAVLLTRKLPEGLKAGEAH
- the uvrB gene encoding excinuclease ABC subunit UvrB, giving the protein MSEFQLVTRFQPAGDQPEAIRQLVEGIEAGLSHQTLLGVTGSGKTFSIANVIQQVQRPTLVLAPNKTLAAQLYGEFKAFFPNNAVEYFVSYYDYYQPEAYVPSSDTFIEKDASINDHIEQMRLSATKALLERRDAIIVTTVSCIYGLGSPETYLKMVLHVDRGDKLDQRALLRRLADLQYTRNEMDFARATFRVRGDVIDIFPAESDLEAIRIELFDDEVENIAAFDPLTGEVFRKLPRFTFYPKSHYVTPRETLLEAVEGIKEELKERLEYLHKANKLVEAQRLEQRTRFDLEMILELGYCNGIENYSRYLSGRPAGAPPPTLYDYLPPDALLVIDESHVSVPQVGAMYKGDRSRKETLVEYGFRMPSALDNRPMRFDEWEDVSPQTIFVSATPGPYEAEHAGRVVEQVVRPTGLVDPQVEVRPALTQVDDLLSEIRKRVAAGERVLATTLTKRMAEDLSDYLADHDVRVRYLHSDIDTVERVEIIRDLRLGTFDVLVGINLLREGLDMPEVSLVAILDADKEGFLRSERSLIQTIGRAARNLNGRAILYADNVTGSMQRAIDETERRREKQIAFNEANGIVPKGVVKDITDIMEGATVPGARSKKRKGMAKAAEESARYEAELRTPGEITKRIKQLEEKMMQFARDLEFEAAAQLRDEIAQLRERLISS
- a CDS encoding amino acid aminotransferase, with the translated sequence MSLFSAVELAPRDPILGLNEAFNADPRTDKVNLGVGVYCNEEGRIPLLRAVIEAETQRAAQHASRGYLPIDGIATYDQAVQKLLFGAESPLLAAGRVVTVQAVGGTGALKIGADFLKRLSPNAVVAISDPSWENHRALFESAGFPVQTYRYYDAPTNDVNRAGMLEDLNALPSGSIVVLHACCHNPTGVDLNLDDWKNVLEVVKAKGHVPFLDMAYQGFGDGIAEDAFAVRLFAESGLEFFVSSSFSKSFSLYGERVGALSIVTASKDESTRVLSQVKRVIRTTYSNPPTHGATIVATVLNSAELRQMWETELAEMRERIHGMRKQMVSLLAEYGANRDFSFVGRQVGMFSYSGLTVEQVTRLKNDFGIYALDTGRIAVAALNQSNIHVVTKAIVEVL
- a CDS encoding DUF1285 domain-containing protein gives rise to the protein MSDSGKANDLLAQIPKAKGLPPVHLWNPEFCGDIDMRIARDGTWYYLGTPIGRKPMVRLFSTIIRRDGDDYFLITPVEKVGIRVDDAPFVAVLLEVQGEGEQQVLRFTSNVEDQVEAGPDNPLRVVIDPLTQEPSPYVLMRSNLEALIHRNVFYQLVELAVPHVIDGEEWLGVWSRGAFYPIGRSD
- a CDS encoding DUF4823 domain-containing protein is translated as MRSLVLLLALMALGGCMNVSDMGEGVRYHMSDAGLLDHSETRRTLSIRLQPDSFIFIGQGAFVPPGEGPVPRQNAVAQQAFKSFVEYFPMVRRAQGPLGLEEAIAQARSVGADYVLYTRFARTDDRIGNGDEWYDEQAVDRLGWDTGVVQMMLIETSTRYLIDTARIKSRGGLLTFHDNTPEDLLGAPMREYARSLLGMSE
- a CDS encoding GTP 3',8-cyclase MoaA; translation: MIVDRQGRRFRNLRVSLTAACNYACTYCVPDGKRLVAAQDELSADALARGVAYLIEAAGIERLRITGGEPLVSPRLDAFMAAVAKLDLDDVSLTTNGQLLARKLPQLQAAGIRRLNVSLDTLDPLAFRQIARGGDLSTVLDGMEQASALGMRIKVNMVPMRGKNLDQVLPLLDYCLARGFELRFIELMRMGHLSHDRNAFLQQFVGLDQLLALIGGQHAYAQVNAPLDATAMRYHIPGRGHFGVIANESVPFCRTCSRLRLSSTGWLHGCLSSGNRHFVGDLLEKPRHQALPALQRLLVKALADKQDVAFSGGVTVMKVIGG